The proteins below are encoded in one region of Aquisphaera giovannonii:
- a CDS encoding DedA family protein — protein MTEHLVEHLGYVGIALILVLGGLGLPIPEEAPVILAGVLSRNGKMIVPFALAACLVGVLLGDFIVYGLGYYYGEKVLKLKLTRRLLTQAREAQIKGYFHRHGFKILILGRFAVGFRTAAYLTAGIIKLPPLKLFLTDLVAASLSTFVMFGLAFVFAQQIESGIREAQQWFAVALAVAIGGWLAYRHYKGQKRAGLPVGPPVLYGEEPPLPPDDLKTYPEDNGREVDVLLDGKARSPSASGWRRAIGAAPSPGPPPTAVPPRNSPETPAEPAPAPSGPISSPPGEPEVEPGASATSNGPASASRNGVASSHGDQPIAHAASPKSPPESGSGRRS, from the coding sequence TTGACCGAGCATCTCGTCGAACATCTTGGGTATGTCGGGATCGCGCTGATCCTGGTGCTCGGCGGCCTCGGGCTGCCTATCCCGGAGGAAGCCCCGGTCATCCTGGCGGGGGTCCTCTCCCGCAACGGGAAGATGATCGTCCCCTTCGCCCTGGCGGCGTGCCTGGTCGGGGTCCTGTTGGGCGACTTCATCGTCTACGGCCTGGGCTACTACTACGGAGAGAAGGTCCTCAAGCTCAAGCTCACGCGTCGCCTGCTGACCCAGGCGCGCGAGGCGCAGATCAAGGGCTATTTCCACCGCCACGGATTCAAGATCCTCATCCTGGGGCGATTCGCGGTCGGGTTCCGGACCGCGGCCTACCTGACGGCCGGGATCATCAAGCTGCCGCCCTTGAAGCTCTTCTTGACGGACCTGGTGGCGGCATCGCTGAGCACGTTCGTCATGTTCGGCCTGGCCTTCGTCTTCGCCCAGCAGATCGAGAGCGGCATCCGCGAGGCGCAGCAGTGGTTCGCCGTGGCGCTGGCCGTCGCCATAGGGGGATGGCTCGCCTACAGGCACTACAAGGGCCAGAAGAGGGCGGGACTGCCCGTCGGCCCGCCCGTCCTTTATGGCGAGGAGCCGCCCCTGCCGCCCGACGACCTGAAGACCTACCCGGAGGACAACGGCCGCGAGGTCGACGTGCTGCTCGACGGGAAGGCCCGGTCGCCATCGGCGAGCGGCTGGCGGCGCGCCATCGGCGCCGCCCCCTCGCCGGGCCCGCCCCCGACCGCGGTGCCCCCGAGGAACTCGCCCGAAACTCCCGCGGAGCCCGCCCCGGCCCCGTCGGGGCCGATTTCCTCCCCACCGGGAGAGCCCGAAGTCGAGCCCGGGGCCTCGGCCACGAGCAACGGCCCCGCGTCGGCGTCGCGCAACGGGGTCGCATCGTCCCACGGCGACCAGCCCATCGCTCACGCGGCTTCGCCGAAGTCGCCCCCCGAATCCGGCTCGGGGCGGCGTTCCTGA
- a CDS encoding GDP-mannose 4,6-dehydratase, translating to MGKTVLVTGAGGFIGSHLTERLVRDGHRVRAFIRYNGRDDWGHLDDLPPDIRSEIEVFRGDLKDPAAVARAAADRAWIFHLGALIAIPYSYANPHDYVQTNVVGTANVLDACRASSKLERVVLTSTSEVYGTARYVPIDEKHPVCGQSPYSATKIGSDALGESYFRAFGLPLCILRPFNTFGPRQSARAIIPTIISQALTRPVVKLGRLDPRRDLTYVKDSAAGFAAIVECDGALGKAVNIGRGSDVTIGELVERIGSLLGKPIDVETESERLRPAASEVERLQAGTALAESLWGWKPRYSLDEGLEETIAWIRANLHRFRADGYTT from the coding sequence ATGGGCAAGACGGTCCTGGTGACGGGCGCTGGGGGATTCATCGGCAGCCACCTGACGGAACGGCTCGTCCGCGACGGCCACAGGGTGCGCGCCTTCATCCGATACAACGGCCGCGACGATTGGGGCCACCTGGACGACCTTCCTCCGGACATCCGCTCGGAAATCGAAGTCTTCCGGGGCGACCTGAAGGACCCTGCGGCGGTCGCCCGGGCGGCGGCCGATCGGGCGTGGATCTTCCATCTGGGGGCGCTCATCGCAATCCCCTACTCCTACGCGAATCCGCATGATTACGTGCAGACGAACGTCGTGGGGACGGCGAACGTGCTGGATGCCTGCCGGGCCTCCTCGAAACTGGAGCGGGTCGTCCTGACCTCGACGTCGGAGGTGTACGGGACGGCTCGGTACGTGCCCATCGACGAGAAGCATCCGGTGTGCGGACAGTCGCCCTATTCGGCCACCAAGATCGGCTCCGATGCCCTGGGCGAGAGCTACTTCCGGGCGTTCGGCCTGCCCCTGTGCATCCTCCGGCCGTTCAACACGTTCGGCCCCCGGCAATCGGCCCGTGCGATCATCCCGACGATCATCAGCCAGGCCCTCACGAGGCCGGTGGTCAAGCTCGGTCGCCTCGACCCGAGGCGGGACCTGACGTACGTCAAGGACTCGGCCGCGGGCTTCGCGGCCATCGTGGAGTGCGACGGGGCGCTCGGCAAGGCGGTGAACATCGGCCGCGGCTCGGACGTCACGATCGGCGAGCTCGTCGAGCGGATCGGCAGCTTGCTCGGCAAGCCCATCGACGTCGAGACCGAGAGCGAGCGGCTCCGGCCGGCGGCGAGCGAGGTGGAGAGGCTCCAGGCCGGCACGGCCCTGGCCGAGTCGCTCTGGGGCTGGAAGCCCAGGTACAGCCTGGACGAGGGGCTCGAGGAGACGATCGCCTGGATCCGCGCCAACCTCCACCGCTTCCGGGCCGACGGATATACGACCTGA
- a CDS encoding DHH family phosphoesterase, which yields MIINWTPLADIVETHDRFLITTHVRPDGDALGSEVGMAGLLRQKGKDVRVVNASPTPPRYDFLDPDRTFFEHYGHPIQASDLDDREVAIILDLSAWGQLGEMAEFIRGFRGVRVVIDHHVSQDDMGATFFKDSTAEATGTLVQSAVAALGGSLTKDVATGLLTAIAMDTGWFRHPSTRPSTMRGVADLMEAGADVAGIYRKLFEQNTQGRLRLMGRTLSGLKTDLGGRVAWANISQDDLRETGAIPPDSEDLIDFTVSLRGVEVGLLLIEQARGGVKVSFRSRNGLDCSRLASTLGGGGHKAAAGATVGGTMAEVEARALAAVRQALDSATVPSQT from the coding sequence ATGATCATCAACTGGACGCCGCTGGCCGACATCGTCGAGACCCACGACCGCTTCCTGATCACGACCCATGTGAGGCCGGATGGCGACGCCCTCGGCTCCGAGGTCGGCATGGCGGGCCTGCTACGCCAAAAAGGGAAGGACGTCCGCGTCGTCAACGCGAGCCCGACGCCCCCGCGATACGACTTCCTCGACCCGGACCGGACCTTCTTCGAGCACTACGGCCATCCGATCCAGGCGTCGGACCTCGACGACCGCGAGGTGGCCATCATCCTGGACCTCTCGGCCTGGGGGCAGCTCGGCGAGATGGCCGAGTTCATCCGGGGCTTCCGAGGCGTCCGGGTCGTCATCGACCATCACGTCAGCCAGGACGACATGGGGGCGACGTTCTTCAAGGACTCGACGGCGGAGGCCACCGGCACGCTCGTGCAGTCCGCGGTCGCGGCGCTCGGGGGCTCGCTCACCAAGGACGTGGCGACCGGCCTGCTGACGGCCATCGCCATGGACACCGGCTGGTTCCGGCATCCCAGCACCCGCCCCTCCACGATGCGGGGCGTCGCCGACCTGATGGAAGCCGGCGCGGACGTCGCAGGCATCTACCGCAAGCTCTTCGAGCAGAACACGCAGGGCCGGCTCCGCTTGATGGGGCGGACCCTGAGCGGCCTTAAGACCGACCTGGGCGGGCGGGTCGCCTGGGCGAACATCTCTCAGGACGACCTGAGGGAGACGGGGGCGATCCCGCCCGACTCGGAGGACCTCATCGATTTCACGGTGAGCCTGCGAGGGGTGGAGGTGGGGCTCCTGCTCATCGAGCAGGCGAGGGGGGGAGTCAAGGTCTCGTTCCGGTCCAGGAACGGCCTGGACTGCTCAAGGCTCGCGTCCACGCTCGGCGGGGGCGGCCACAAGGCGGCGGCCGGTGCCACGGTGGGCGGAACGATGGCCGAGGTGGAGGCCAGGGCCCTCGCGGCGGTCCGCCAGGCCCTTGATTCCGCGACGGTGCCGTCGCAAACATAA
- a CDS encoding QcrA and Rieske domain-containing protein, protein MTRRDLYRLGSRVLGGAIKLAVAVPALAFLVSPLRKKVAGQGGASDSGGSMETLTSLSQLKVGVPRSFPVIRDRNDAWVTYPSEPVGSVWLIRQPEGAKPEVIAYSAECPHLGCAINLTTDAREFLCPCHTSAFDFEGKPKNQVPPRPMDRLDVELTAETDPKVRVRFQKFRTLAEEKIPLA, encoded by the coding sequence ATGACCCGCCGCGATCTGTATCGCCTCGGAAGTCGAGTTCTCGGTGGGGCCATCAAGCTGGCCGTCGCCGTCCCGGCCCTGGCGTTCCTCGTCTCCCCCTTGCGAAAGAAGGTCGCCGGGCAGGGGGGGGCCTCGGACTCCGGCGGGTCCATGGAGACCCTGACGAGCCTCAGCCAGCTCAAGGTCGGCGTGCCCCGCTCGTTCCCCGTCATCCGCGATCGGAACGACGCCTGGGTCACCTACCCGAGCGAGCCCGTCGGCTCGGTCTGGCTGATCCGCCAGCCGGAGGGGGCCAAGCCGGAGGTGATCGCCTACAGCGCCGAGTGCCCGCACCTCGGGTGCGCCATCAACCTGACGACCGACGCCCGGGAATTCCTCTGCCCCTGCCACACCAGCGCGTTCGACTTCGAAGGCAAGCCCAAGAACCAGGTCCCGCCCCGGCCCATGGATCGGCTCGACGTGGAGCTGACCGCCGAGACCGATCCCAAGGTCCGAGTCAGGTTCCAGAAGTTCCGGACCCTGGCCGAGGAGAAGATCCCCCTTGCGTAA
- a CDS encoding cytochrome b N-terminal domain-containing protein, producing the protein MRNPLADWINERTGYRAFARTFSDQVMPGGARWRYVFGTTLATVFLVQAFSGLMMMLAYSPSSNSAWGSVYYISNVMWMGWIIRGLHHFGAQTVMVLLGMHLVQTLLSGAYRKPREVNWWLGLALFVLVVGFGHTGYQLPWDQKGYWATKVVTNIMGGAPVVGPYIKTIVVGGNDYGNQTLTRFYGLHVGVLPVLLFLCLAAHVYLAKRHGLTPPAHVAPGREENYYPAQTFRNTAVSALVVAIMMGLVLYHGGAPLDAPADPSTPDYPARPEWFFLSLFQMLKSFPGRLEWVGSIVIPGSILTVLALLPLLEKVLPWKVLHFLACMFLFVLVGGAGYFTAAALWSDAHDEGFKEARRKADAAEARARFLASSPQAGIPPDGAGFLLRRDPFTEGKAVLEKKCMSCHVLDGQVAGEQSAADLTDFGSRAWIRGLLEEPSSAKYYGKVAKCDGMAEWKKTSKLTAKELDDVADFVASFAKIPADITPDEWLSDETVVKHPGSEPFQKECGKCHVIDGYTEGGVRDSPRLFAWGSPQWTERMIRKPGAPDLYGYLDPQFQMPAFGRDQLTEDDLKAMIRYLRGDYPMPMDRSSKAASPEAAGNVPAAAGHLP; encoded by the coding sequence TTGCGTAATCCACTCGCCGACTGGATCAACGAGCGCACCGGATACCGGGCGTTCGCCCGGACGTTCTCCGATCAGGTCATGCCCGGGGGCGCCCGCTGGCGCTACGTGTTCGGCACGACGCTGGCGACCGTCTTCCTCGTCCAGGCCTTCTCCGGCCTGATGATGATGCTGGCCTACAGCCCCTCGTCGAACAGCGCCTGGGGGAGCGTCTATTACATCAGCAACGTCATGTGGATGGGCTGGATCATCCGCGGCCTGCACCACTTCGGCGCGCAGACCGTGATGGTGCTGCTGGGCATGCACCTGGTCCAGACGCTGCTCTCCGGGGCCTACCGGAAGCCTCGCGAGGTGAACTGGTGGCTGGGCCTGGCCCTGTTCGTGCTGGTCGTGGGCTTCGGCCACACCGGCTACCAGCTCCCCTGGGACCAGAAGGGCTACTGGGCCACGAAGGTCGTCACCAACATCATGGGCGGCGCGCCCGTCGTGGGCCCCTACATCAAGACGATCGTGGTGGGGGGGAACGACTACGGCAATCAGACGCTGACGAGGTTCTACGGGCTGCACGTGGGCGTCCTGCCGGTGCTCCTCTTCCTCTGCCTGGCCGCGCACGTCTACCTGGCCAAGCGGCACGGGCTGACGCCCCCGGCCCATGTCGCGCCGGGCCGGGAGGAGAACTATTACCCCGCCCAGACCTTCCGGAATACGGCCGTCTCCGCGCTCGTGGTCGCGATCATGATGGGCCTGGTCCTCTACCACGGGGGGGCTCCGCTCGATGCGCCCGCCGACCCGTCGACGCCGGACTATCCGGCGAGGCCGGAATGGTTCTTCCTCAGCCTCTTCCAGATGCTCAAGAGCTTCCCGGGCCGGCTGGAATGGGTGGGCTCGATCGTGATCCCCGGCTCGATCCTGACCGTCCTCGCCCTACTTCCGCTGCTCGAGAAGGTCCTGCCCTGGAAGGTTCTCCACTTCCTGGCCTGCATGTTCCTGTTCGTCCTGGTCGGCGGCGCCGGGTACTTCACGGCCGCGGCCCTCTGGTCGGACGCCCACGACGAGGGCTTCAAGGAGGCCCGCAGGAAGGCCGACGCGGCCGAGGCGAGGGCCCGCTTCCTCGCCTCGAGCCCGCAGGCGGGCATCCCGCCCGACGGCGCCGGGTTCCTGCTCCGCCGCGACCCTTTCACCGAGGGCAAGGCGGTCCTCGAGAAGAAGTGCATGAGCTGCCACGTCCTGGACGGGCAGGTGGCCGGCGAGCAGTCCGCCGCGGACCTGACCGACTTCGGCTCGCGGGCCTGGATCCGCGGCCTCCTGGAGGAGCCGTCGTCGGCGAAGTACTACGGCAAGGTCGCGAAGTGCGACGGCATGGCCGAATGGAAGAAGACCTCCAAGCTGACCGCGAAGGAGCTCGACGACGTCGCCGACTTCGTCGCCAGCTTCGCGAAGATCCCCGCCGACATCACGCCGGACGAGTGGCTGAGCGACGAGACGGTCGTCAAGCACCCCGGGAGCGAGCCCTTCCAGAAGGAATGCGGCAAGTGCCACGTGATCGACGGCTACACCGAGGGGGGCGTCCGGGACAGCCCCCGGCTGTTCGCGTGGGGCTCGCCCCAATGGACCGAGCGGATGATCCGCAAGCCCGGCGCGCCGGACCTCTACGGGTATCTGGATCCCCAGTTCCAGATGCCGGCCTTCGGCCGCGACCAGCTCACCGAGGACGACCTGAAGGCGATGATCCGCTACCTCCGCGGCGACTATCCGATGCCGATGGACAGGAGCTCGAAGGCGGCCTCCCCGGAGGCGGCCGGCAACGTCCCCGCGGCGGCCGGCCACCTGCCCTGA
- a CDS encoding gamma-glutamyl-gamma-aminobutyrate hydrolase family protein: MSHRPLIGINTDLRVSAKGRTACSVIPSGYYEALLTANALPVMIPPLIRESELMPILEKLDGVVLTGGDDLDPRKMGLSPHPSVKMIPERRELADRLLCKLVQQQKIPTLGIGLGMQELNVVCGGGLFVHLPEDLPRCIPHYDPHGGAHRHTVVMQPKTRLAEIYGPGEIRVNSYHHQGIRKLAPNFRTAAIAPDGLIEAYEGKEPGWWVVGVQWHPENEGHISLDMQLIEAFVAAAAKATAAPVLAKVG; this comes from the coding sequence ATGTCTCATCGCCCCCTCATCGGGATCAACACCGACCTGCGCGTTTCCGCGAAGGGCCGCACCGCCTGCAGCGTCATCCCCAGCGGCTACTACGAGGCGCTGCTCACCGCCAACGCCCTGCCGGTGATGATCCCGCCCTTGATCCGCGAGAGCGAGCTGATGCCGATCCTGGAGAAGCTCGACGGCGTGGTCCTGACCGGCGGGGACGACCTGGACCCTCGCAAGATGGGCCTCTCCCCGCACCCGTCGGTGAAGATGATCCCCGAGCGCCGGGAGCTGGCCGACCGGCTCCTCTGCAAGCTCGTCCAGCAGCAGAAGATCCCGACCCTGGGGATCGGTCTGGGGATGCAGGAGTTGAACGTCGTCTGCGGCGGCGGCCTGTTCGTGCACCTGCCGGAGGACCTGCCCCGGTGCATCCCCCACTACGACCCGCACGGCGGGGCGCACCGGCACACGGTCGTGATGCAGCCCAAGACCCGCCTCGCCGAGATCTACGGGCCGGGCGAGATCCGCGTCAACAGCTACCACCACCAGGGCATCCGCAAGCTGGCCCCCAACTTCCGCACCGCGGCGATCGCCCCGGACGGCCTGATCGAGGCCTACGAGGGCAAGGAGCCGGGCTGGTGGGTGGTCGGCGTGCAGTGGCACCCCGAGAACGAGGGCCACATCTCGCTGGACATGCAGCTCATCGAGGCGTTCGTCGCCGCGGCCGCTAAGGCCACCGCCGCGCCGGTGCTGGCGAAGGTCGGCTGA
- a CDS encoding HlyD family efflux transporter periplasmic adaptor subunit yields MRRSAFILLPLILVPASGCGSTAQGQSGSPRDGAAASGAIHALARLEPASGLITVGARPGSRIESVLVRQDDKVEAGQLLAVLEGNAQAKAQLAVAEAAKAKAEHQRAAEKRRLALEREREDAEQKVRGGMAPRLLASQAIFDDLSNQFKQLQSTLQGREKFDLTRGYLETEARFLRDSIEVRSLQATQGLIKNKRALEDQQLDGPSPDLVLLDRQIDLARAGLAMTEVHAPSAGRVLEIVARPGELSSGPLLLMGDLSAMSATAEVFQSDIPRLKVGDAATVRVLDRPTAGKVSRIGSVVARNLINPVDPRALQDRRVIKVQVALDDPAFAARFVNMEVEVSIRPGDAIAGAGASMPERKPGS; encoded by the coding sequence ATGCGACGGTCCGCTTTCATCCTGCTGCCCCTCATCCTGGTCCCGGCGTCCGGCTGCGGCTCGACGGCGCAGGGCCAGTCGGGCTCACCGCGGGATGGGGCCGCTGCTTCCGGCGCGATCCACGCCCTGGCGAGGCTCGAGCCAGCCTCCGGGCTCATCACGGTCGGGGCCCGTCCCGGGTCGCGCATCGAGTCCGTCCTCGTTCGTCAGGACGACAAGGTCGAGGCGGGCCAGCTCCTGGCCGTCCTCGAGGGTAATGCCCAGGCGAAGGCGCAGCTCGCGGTCGCCGAGGCCGCGAAGGCCAAGGCGGAGCACCAACGGGCCGCGGAGAAGCGAAGGCTCGCGCTCGAGCGAGAGCGTGAGGACGCCGAGCAAAAGGTCCGCGGCGGCATGGCCCCCCGCCTGCTGGCTTCCCAGGCGATCTTCGACGACCTGAGCAACCAGTTCAAGCAGCTCCAGTCCACCCTCCAGGGCAGGGAGAAGTTCGACCTCACGCGTGGCTACCTCGAAACGGAAGCTCGATTCCTCCGGGATTCCATCGAGGTCCGCTCGCTCCAGGCCACCCAGGGGCTCATTAAGAACAAGCGTGCCCTGGAGGACCAGCAGCTCGACGGCCCGAGCCCGGACCTCGTCCTGCTCGATCGCCAGATCGACCTGGCCCGCGCGGGGCTGGCGATGACCGAGGTCCATGCCCCCTCGGCCGGGCGGGTGCTGGAGATCGTTGCCCGTCCCGGCGAGCTTTCGAGCGGCCCCCTCCTGCTGATGGGCGACCTGTCCGCCATGAGCGCGACCGCGGAGGTCTTCCAGTCGGACATCCCCCGACTGAAGGTCGGGGATGCGGCGACGGTCCGGGTGCTCGACCGTCCGACCGCGGGTAAGGTCTCGCGGATCGGGTCCGTGGTCGCGAGGAACCTGATCAATCCGGTGGACCCGCGGGCGCTCCAGGATCGCCGTGTGATCAAGGTGCAGGTCGCGCTCGACGATCCCGCGTTCGCCGCCCGGTTCGTGAACATGGAGGTTGAGGTGTCGATCCGCCCCGGCGATGCGATCGCCGGTGCCGGCGCGTCCATGCCCGAGAGGAAACCGGGCTCATGA
- a CDS encoding FtsX-like permease family protein: MSPSGVAAAAGVAASRTGRRGLPWRTPPLALRNVVHGGRRSLAAISGVAFSLTMVLLQLGFLEAVRITARNNYELLDFDVILLSPYYEQFYAAGFIPLERLTEARSVPGVVSAAPLYATFRLWRCPAVPVDDDPGPSPPATDLSPRPSAASLGRWFLGGGVSRPLQRRELFVLGIDLGRNPFVGVVRDRIEAASSLMRLPGRVLLNEESHPDFGWQLRDRVQHWELGGSEVKLAGGFPMLRGFAADSTVICDDTNFAALCRLPSGRPCFGLLKVEPGSCAEAVSRLREALPGDVQVLGRDEILVRETDHWVNQTSTGQLFAFGVLIAMIVAAVVVYQVLSNDVREHLPEYATLKAMGYSLPRLYRVVVEQALLYMIVAYLVAVILAIVVYRATEALAGIPMRLTPQSLAITLGLAIVVGLLSGGLSVSKLRTVQPADLF, from the coding sequence ATGAGCCCCTCGGGCGTAGCGGCGGCCGCGGGCGTCGCCGCATCTCGGACCGGGCGACGCGGCCTCCCGTGGCGGACGCCCCCGCTGGCGCTCCGCAACGTCGTCCACGGGGGACGGCGGTCGCTCGCGGCGATCTCCGGGGTCGCCTTCTCGCTCACCATGGTGCTGCTCCAGCTCGGCTTCCTGGAGGCCGTCCGCATCACGGCCCGGAACAACTACGAGCTCCTCGACTTCGACGTCATCCTCCTCTCGCCCTACTACGAGCAGTTCTACGCCGCGGGCTTCATACCGCTGGAACGCCTCACGGAGGCCCGGTCCGTACCCGGCGTCGTCTCCGCCGCGCCCCTCTATGCGACGTTCCGACTCTGGCGGTGCCCGGCCGTCCCCGTGGACGACGACCCGGGGCCCTCGCCCCCGGCGACGGACCTCTCGCCGAGGCCTTCGGCCGCCTCGCTGGGGCGATGGTTCCTGGGCGGAGGCGTCTCCCGCCCGCTCCAGAGGAGGGAGCTGTTCGTGCTTGGCATTGACCTGGGCCGGAACCCGTTCGTCGGCGTCGTCCGCGATCGCATCGAGGCCGCCTCCTCCCTGATGCGGCTCCCGGGGAGGGTCCTGCTCAATGAAGAGTCGCACCCGGATTTCGGCTGGCAGCTCCGCGACCGCGTTCAGCACTGGGAGCTCGGCGGGAGCGAGGTGAAGCTGGCCGGCGGGTTCCCCATGCTCCGCGGATTCGCGGCCGATTCCACGGTCATCTGCGACGACACCAACTTCGCCGCCCTCTGCCGCCTGCCGTCGGGCCGGCCGTGCTTCGGGCTCCTGAAGGTCGAGCCCGGCTCGTGTGCCGAGGCGGTCTCGCGGCTCCGTGAAGCTTTGCCGGGGGACGTCCAGGTGCTCGGCCGGGATGAGATCCTGGTCCGCGAGACGGATCACTGGGTGAACCAGACCTCGACGGGGCAGCTCTTCGCGTTCGGCGTGCTGATCGCCATGATCGTGGCCGCCGTCGTCGTCTACCAGGTGCTCTCCAACGACGTCCGCGAGCACCTGCCGGAGTACGCCACGCTGAAGGCGATGGGCTATTCGCTGCCCAGGCTGTACCGGGTCGTCGTCGAGCAGGCGCTGCTGTACATGATCGTGGCCTATCTGGTGGCGGTGATCCTCGCCATCGTCGTCTACCGCGCGACCGAGGCACTCGCCGGGATACCGATGCGACTGACCCCTCAGAGCCTGGCGATCACGCTCGGCCTGGCGATCGTGGTGGGCCTCCTCTCCGGCGGACTCTCGGTCTCCAAGCTCAGGACGGTCCAGCCGGCGGACCTCTTCTGA
- the devC gene encoding ABC transporter permease DevC, whose amino-acid sequence MQPGATIPISWRNLTENRRRLMASLAGTAFAVTLMFMENGFRHAMLDSMVNVIERLDGQVVIVSRTLYTLAVPYNFPYRRLLQAKEFPEVEAASPFYIVTRSGFWRNPADSGLSRITVIGVRLDADDLNLGELKANRDALGEPDTAIADALSRSASFGTFEAGQVSELSGHRLKIVGTFRLGINSQSNGNLIMSERNLLRLFPELAGPTEAENAVTIGLLSLRPGTDAAALVGRLQASLPADVRVLTLGDFIARERDFWDKVAPIGTIFYIGVVMGFIVGCVICYQVLFSDISDRLGEFATLKAMGYSNSRLVRIVVMQGLYLALMGFAAGLAVSIALFAVVHEATGLPMDLSRNNPLAILALTVFMCVASGAFAARRLLSVDPAQLFA is encoded by the coding sequence ATGCAACCCGGTGCGACCATCCCCATCTCGTGGAGGAACCTGACGGAGAACCGGCGCAGGCTCATGGCGTCGCTCGCCGGCACCGCGTTCGCGGTCACCCTGATGTTCATGGAGAACGGCTTCCGGCACGCGATGCTCGACAGCATGGTCAATGTGATCGAGCGGCTGGATGGCCAGGTCGTGATCGTCAGCCGGACGCTCTACACGCTCGCGGTGCCCTACAACTTCCCCTATCGCAGGCTGCTCCAGGCGAAGGAATTCCCGGAGGTGGAGGCGGCCAGCCCGTTCTATATCGTGACCCGGTCGGGCTTCTGGAGGAACCCCGCGGATTCGGGCCTCAGTCGCATCACCGTCATCGGCGTGCGGCTCGACGCCGACGACCTGAACCTGGGCGAGCTGAAGGCGAACAGGGACGCGCTGGGCGAGCCCGATACGGCGATCGCGGATGCCCTCTCGCGGAGTGCCAGCTTCGGGACGTTCGAGGCGGGCCAGGTGTCGGAGCTCTCCGGCCACAGGCTGAAGATCGTCGGGACGTTCCGGCTGGGGATCAATTCCCAGTCGAACGGCAACCTGATCATGAGCGAGCGGAATCTGCTGCGGCTGTTCCCGGAGCTGGCCGGGCCGACGGAGGCCGAGAACGCGGTGACGATCGGGCTGCTCAGCCTCCGCCCCGGGACGGACGCCGCCGCCCTCGTCGGCCGATTGCAGGCGTCGCTCCCCGCGGACGTCCGGGTGCTCACGCTCGGCGACTTCATCGCCCGGGAGCGCGACTTCTGGGACAAGGTCGCACCCATCGGCACCATCTTCTACATCGGGGTCGTGATGGGCTTCATCGTCGGATGCGTGATCTGCTACCAGGTCCTCTTCTCGGACATCAGCGACCGGCTGGGCGAATTCGCCACGCTCAAGGCGATGGGGTATTCGAACTCCCGCCTCGTCCGGATCGTCGTCATGCAGGGGCTCTACCTGGCGCTGATGGGATTCGCGGCCGGCCTGGCGGTGAGCATCGCCCTCTTCGCGGTCGTCCACGAGGCCACGGGGCTGCCCATGGACCTGTCCCGGAACAATCCGCTCGCGATCCTGGCCCTGACCGTCTTCATGTGCGTCGCCTCCGGCGCCTTCGCCGCGCGGAGGCTCCTCTCGGTGGACCCGGCGCAGCTCTTCGCATGA